One window of Lemur catta isolate mLemCat1 chromosome 3, mLemCat1.pri, whole genome shotgun sequence genomic DNA carries:
- the ZNF326 gene encoding DBIRD complex subunit ZNF326 isoform X1, whose protein sequence is MDFEDDYTHSACRNTYQGFNGIDRDYGPGSYGGMDRDYGHGSYGGQRSMDSYLNQSYGMDNHSGGGGGSRFGPYESYDSRSSLGGRDLYRSGYGFNEPEQSRFGGSYGGRFESSYRNSLDSFGGRNQGGSSWEAPYSRSKLRPGFMEDRGRENYSSYSSFSSPHMKPAPVGSRGRGTPAYPESTFGSRNYDAFGGPSTGRGRGRGHMGDFGSIHRPGIVVDYQNKPTNVTVAAARGIKRKMMQPFNKPGGTFIKKPKLAKPMEKMSLSKSPTKTDPKNEEEEKRRIEARREKQRRRREKNSEKYGDGYRMAFTCSFCKFRTFEEKDIELHLESSSHQETLDHIQKQTKFDKVVMEFLHECMVNKFKKTSIRKQQTNNQTEAVKIIEKDVMEGVTADDHMMKVETVHCSACSVYIPALHSSVQQHLKSPDHIKGKQAYKEQIKRESVLTATSILNNPIVKARYERFVKGENPFEIQDHSQDQQIEGDEEDEEKIDEPIEEEDDEEEEEEVEGVGEAEEVEEVEEAEDVGETGGVEDARDTEGGGEVGAVGEVEGVGGVEEEEAKEESVDIPPEQPEEN, encoded by the exons GAATAGATCGTGATTATGGTCCTGGATCTTATGGAG GGATGGATCGTGACTATGGCCATGGATCCTATGGGGGTCAAAGATCCATGGATTCCTACCTAAACCAGTCATATGGCATGGACAAtcacagtggtggtggtgggggtagCAG GTTTGGACCTTATGAGTCTTACGACTCCAGGTCTTCTCTGGGTGGGCGAGATCTGTACAGATCTGGCTATGGTTTTAATGAACCCGAACAAAGCCGCTTCGGAGGTAGTTATGGTGGTCGATTTGAGAGCTCCTACCGGAATAGCCTTGACTCTTTCGGAGGTAGAAACCAGGGCGGGTCTAGCTGGGAAGCACCTTACTCCCGTTCAAAATTGAGGCCTGGGTTTATGgaggacagaggaagagagaattacTCTTCCTACAGCAGTTTTTCTTCACCCCATATGAAGCCTGCACCTGTAGGCTCTCGGGGGAGAGGAACGCCTGCTTATCCTGAAAGTACGTTTGGAAGCAGAAACTATGATGCTTTTGGAGGACCATCAACAGGCAGAGGCCGAGGCCGAGGA CATATGGGTGATTTTGGAAGCATTCATAGACCCGGAATTGTTGTTGACTATCAAAACAAACCTACCAATGTGACAGTTGCTGCTGCaagaggaataaagagaaaaatgatgcaGCCATTTAACAAACCTGGTGGAACCTTTATCAAGAAACCCAAGCTAGCAAAACCTATGGAGAAGATGAGCCTCAGCAAATCACCTA CAAAAACCGATcctaaaaatgaagaagaagaaaagcgaCGAATTGAGGCTCGGCGAGAGAAACAAAGAcgcagaagagaaaaaaacagtgagaaataTGGAGATGGATACAG aatggCATTTACGTGTTCATTTTGTAAATTTCGAACGTTTGAAGAAAAAGATATTGAACTGCATCTGGAAAGTTCTTCACACCAAGAGACATTAGATCATATTCAGAAACAAACCAAATTTGATAAAGTAGTTATGGAGTTTTTGCAT GAATGTATGGTGAACAAATTCAAGAAAACATCTATTCGTAAGCAACAGACAAATAATCAAACCGAAGCagtcaaaataattgaaaaagatgTTATGGAAG GTGTTACTGCAGATGATCACATGATGAAAGTAGAGACTGTTCACTGCAGTGCTTGCAGTGTGTATATCCCTGCTTTACACAGTTCAGTTCAGCAGCACTTAAAATCGCCTGATCACATCAAAGGGAAACAG GCTTATAAGGAACAAATAAAACGAGAGAGTGTCTTGACTGCTACAAGCATTTTAAATAATCCAATAGTGAAGGCACGATATGAACGTTTTGTTAAG GGTGAGAATCCTTTTGAAATTCAAGATCATTCTCAGGATCAGCAAATAGAAGGAGAtgaagaggatgaagaaaagaTTGATGAGCCTATTGAAGAAGAGGATGacgaagaggaggaggaagaagtagAGGGAGTAGGAGAGGCAGAGGAAGTGGAAGAAGTGGAGGAAGCGGAGGATGTGGGAGAAACTGGAGGAGTAGAGGATGCGAGGGACacagagggaggtggggaagtAGGGGCAGTGGGGGAAGTAGAGGGAGTAGGGGGAGTAGAGGAAGAAGAAGCAAAGGAAGAGTCTGTTGACATCCCTCCTGAACAACCTGAAGAAAATTAG
- the ZNF326 gene encoding DBIRD complex subunit ZNF326 isoform X2 → MDRDYGHGSYGGQRSMDSYLNQSYGMDNHSGGGGGSRFGPYESYDSRSSLGGRDLYRSGYGFNEPEQSRFGGSYGGRFESSYRNSLDSFGGRNQGGSSWEAPYSRSKLRPGFMEDRGRENYSSYSSFSSPHMKPAPVGSRGRGTPAYPESTFGSRNYDAFGGPSTGRGRGRGHMGDFGSIHRPGIVVDYQNKPTNVTVAAARGIKRKMMQPFNKPGGTFIKKPKLAKPMEKMSLSKSPTKTDPKNEEEEKRRIEARREKQRRRREKNSEKYGDGYRMAFTCSFCKFRTFEEKDIELHLESSSHQETLDHIQKQTKFDKVVMEFLHECMVNKFKKTSIRKQQTNNQTEAVKIIEKDVMEGVTADDHMMKVETVHCSACSVYIPALHSSVQQHLKSPDHIKGKQAYKEQIKRESVLTATSILNNPIVKARYERFVKGENPFEIQDHSQDQQIEGDEEDEEKIDEPIEEEDDEEEEEEVEGVGEAEEVEEVEEAEDVGETGGVEDARDTEGGGEVGAVGEVEGVGGVEEEEAKEESVDIPPEQPEEN, encoded by the exons ATGGATCGTGACTATGGCCATGGATCCTATGGGGGTCAAAGATCCATGGATTCCTACCTAAACCAGTCATATGGCATGGACAAtcacagtggtggtggtgggggtagCAG GTTTGGACCTTATGAGTCTTACGACTCCAGGTCTTCTCTGGGTGGGCGAGATCTGTACAGATCTGGCTATGGTTTTAATGAACCCGAACAAAGCCGCTTCGGAGGTAGTTATGGTGGTCGATTTGAGAGCTCCTACCGGAATAGCCTTGACTCTTTCGGAGGTAGAAACCAGGGCGGGTCTAGCTGGGAAGCACCTTACTCCCGTTCAAAATTGAGGCCTGGGTTTATGgaggacagaggaagagagaattacTCTTCCTACAGCAGTTTTTCTTCACCCCATATGAAGCCTGCACCTGTAGGCTCTCGGGGGAGAGGAACGCCTGCTTATCCTGAAAGTACGTTTGGAAGCAGAAACTATGATGCTTTTGGAGGACCATCAACAGGCAGAGGCCGAGGCCGAGGA CATATGGGTGATTTTGGAAGCATTCATAGACCCGGAATTGTTGTTGACTATCAAAACAAACCTACCAATGTGACAGTTGCTGCTGCaagaggaataaagagaaaaatgatgcaGCCATTTAACAAACCTGGTGGAACCTTTATCAAGAAACCCAAGCTAGCAAAACCTATGGAGAAGATGAGCCTCAGCAAATCACCTA CAAAAACCGATcctaaaaatgaagaagaagaaaagcgaCGAATTGAGGCTCGGCGAGAGAAACAAAGAcgcagaagagaaaaaaacagtgagaaataTGGAGATGGATACAG aatggCATTTACGTGTTCATTTTGTAAATTTCGAACGTTTGAAGAAAAAGATATTGAACTGCATCTGGAAAGTTCTTCACACCAAGAGACATTAGATCATATTCAGAAACAAACCAAATTTGATAAAGTAGTTATGGAGTTTTTGCAT GAATGTATGGTGAACAAATTCAAGAAAACATCTATTCGTAAGCAACAGACAAATAATCAAACCGAAGCagtcaaaataattgaaaaagatgTTATGGAAG GTGTTACTGCAGATGATCACATGATGAAAGTAGAGACTGTTCACTGCAGTGCTTGCAGTGTGTATATCCCTGCTTTACACAGTTCAGTTCAGCAGCACTTAAAATCGCCTGATCACATCAAAGGGAAACAG GCTTATAAGGAACAAATAAAACGAGAGAGTGTCTTGACTGCTACAAGCATTTTAAATAATCCAATAGTGAAGGCACGATATGAACGTTTTGTTAAG GGTGAGAATCCTTTTGAAATTCAAGATCATTCTCAGGATCAGCAAATAGAAGGAGAtgaagaggatgaagaaaagaTTGATGAGCCTATTGAAGAAGAGGATGacgaagaggaggaggaagaagtagAGGGAGTAGGAGAGGCAGAGGAAGTGGAAGAAGTGGAGGAAGCGGAGGATGTGGGAGAAACTGGAGGAGTAGAGGATGCGAGGGACacagagggaggtggggaagtAGGGGCAGTGGGGGAAGTAGAGGGAGTAGGGGGAGTAGAGGAAGAAGAAGCAAAGGAAGAGTCTGTTGACATCCCTCCTGAACAACCTGAAGAAAATTAG
- the ZNF326 gene encoding DBIRD complex subunit ZNF326 isoform X4 → MGDFGSIHRPGIVVDYQNKPTNVTVAAARGIKRKMMQPFNKPGGTFIKKPKLAKPMEKMSLSKSPTKTDPKNEEEEKRRIEARREKQRRRREKNSEKYGDGYRMAFTCSFCKFRTFEEKDIELHLESSSHQETLDHIQKQTKFDKVVMEFLHECMVNKFKKTSIRKQQTNNQTEAVKIIEKDVMEGVTADDHMMKVETVHCSACSVYIPALHSSVQQHLKSPDHIKGKQAYKEQIKRESVLTATSILNNPIVKARYERFVKGENPFEIQDHSQDQQIEGDEEDEEKIDEPIEEEDDEEEEEEVEGVGEAEEVEEVEEAEDVGETGGVEDARDTEGGGEVGAVGEVEGVGGVEEEEAKEESVDIPPEQPEEN, encoded by the exons ATGGGTGATTTTGGAAGCATTCATAGACCCGGAATTGTTGTTGACTATCAAAACAAACCTACCAATGTGACAGTTGCTGCTGCaagaggaataaagagaaaaatgatgcaGCCATTTAACAAACCTGGTGGAACCTTTATCAAGAAACCCAAGCTAGCAAAACCTATGGAGAAGATGAGCCTCAGCAAATCACCTA CAAAAACCGATcctaaaaatgaagaagaagaaaagcgaCGAATTGAGGCTCGGCGAGAGAAACAAAGAcgcagaagagaaaaaaacagtgagaaataTGGAGATGGATACAG aatggCATTTACGTGTTCATTTTGTAAATTTCGAACGTTTGAAGAAAAAGATATTGAACTGCATCTGGAAAGTTCTTCACACCAAGAGACATTAGATCATATTCAGAAACAAACCAAATTTGATAAAGTAGTTATGGAGTTTTTGCAT GAATGTATGGTGAACAAATTCAAGAAAACATCTATTCGTAAGCAACAGACAAATAATCAAACCGAAGCagtcaaaataattgaaaaagatgTTATGGAAG GTGTTACTGCAGATGATCACATGATGAAAGTAGAGACTGTTCACTGCAGTGCTTGCAGTGTGTATATCCCTGCTTTACACAGTTCAGTTCAGCAGCACTTAAAATCGCCTGATCACATCAAAGGGAAACAG GCTTATAAGGAACAAATAAAACGAGAGAGTGTCTTGACTGCTACAAGCATTTTAAATAATCCAATAGTGAAGGCACGATATGAACGTTTTGTTAAG GGTGAGAATCCTTTTGAAATTCAAGATCATTCTCAGGATCAGCAAATAGAAGGAGAtgaagaggatgaagaaaagaTTGATGAGCCTATTGAAGAAGAGGATGacgaagaggaggaggaagaagtagAGGGAGTAGGAGAGGCAGAGGAAGTGGAAGAAGTGGAGGAAGCGGAGGATGTGGGAGAAACTGGAGGAGTAGAGGATGCGAGGGACacagagggaggtggggaagtAGGGGCAGTGGGGGAAGTAGAGGGAGTAGGGGGAGTAGAGGAAGAAGAAGCAAAGGAAGAGTCTGTTGACATCCCTCCTGAACAACCTGAAGAAAATTAG
- the ZNF326 gene encoding DBIRD complex subunit ZNF326 isoform X3 — MAWTITVVVVGVAGSRGRGTPAYPESTFGSRNYDAFGGPSTGRGRGRGHMGDFGSIHRPGIVVDYQNKPTNVTVAAARGIKRKMMQPFNKPGGTFIKKPKLAKPMEKMSLSKSPTKTDPKNEEEEKRRIEARREKQRRRREKNSEKYGDGYRMAFTCSFCKFRTFEEKDIELHLESSSHQETLDHIQKQTKFDKVVMEFLHECMVNKFKKTSIRKQQTNNQTEAVKIIEKDVMEGVTADDHMMKVETVHCSACSVYIPALHSSVQQHLKSPDHIKGKQAYKEQIKRESVLTATSILNNPIVKARYERFVKGENPFEIQDHSQDQQIEGDEEDEEKIDEPIEEEDDEEEEEEVEGVGEAEEVEEVEEAEDVGETGGVEDARDTEGGGEVGAVGEVEGVGGVEEEEAKEESVDIPPEQPEEN, encoded by the exons ATGGCATGGACAAtcacagtggtggtggtgggggtagCAG GCTCTCGGGGGAGAGGAACGCCTGCTTATCCTGAAAGTACGTTTGGAAGCAGAAACTATGATGCTTTTGGAGGACCATCAACAGGCAGAGGCCGAGGCCGAGGA CATATGGGTGATTTTGGAAGCATTCATAGACCCGGAATTGTTGTTGACTATCAAAACAAACCTACCAATGTGACAGTTGCTGCTGCaagaggaataaagagaaaaatgatgcaGCCATTTAACAAACCTGGTGGAACCTTTATCAAGAAACCCAAGCTAGCAAAACCTATGGAGAAGATGAGCCTCAGCAAATCACCTA CAAAAACCGATcctaaaaatgaagaagaagaaaagcgaCGAATTGAGGCTCGGCGAGAGAAACAAAGAcgcagaagagaaaaaaacagtgagaaataTGGAGATGGATACAG aatggCATTTACGTGTTCATTTTGTAAATTTCGAACGTTTGAAGAAAAAGATATTGAACTGCATCTGGAAAGTTCTTCACACCAAGAGACATTAGATCATATTCAGAAACAAACCAAATTTGATAAAGTAGTTATGGAGTTTTTGCAT GAATGTATGGTGAACAAATTCAAGAAAACATCTATTCGTAAGCAACAGACAAATAATCAAACCGAAGCagtcaaaataattgaaaaagatgTTATGGAAG GTGTTACTGCAGATGATCACATGATGAAAGTAGAGACTGTTCACTGCAGTGCTTGCAGTGTGTATATCCCTGCTTTACACAGTTCAGTTCAGCAGCACTTAAAATCGCCTGATCACATCAAAGGGAAACAG GCTTATAAGGAACAAATAAAACGAGAGAGTGTCTTGACTGCTACAAGCATTTTAAATAATCCAATAGTGAAGGCACGATATGAACGTTTTGTTAAG GGTGAGAATCCTTTTGAAATTCAAGATCATTCTCAGGATCAGCAAATAGAAGGAGAtgaagaggatgaagaaaagaTTGATGAGCCTATTGAAGAAGAGGATGacgaagaggaggaggaagaagtagAGGGAGTAGGAGAGGCAGAGGAAGTGGAAGAAGTGGAGGAAGCGGAGGATGTGGGAGAAACTGGAGGAGTAGAGGATGCGAGGGACacagagggaggtggggaagtAGGGGCAGTGGGGGAAGTAGAGGGAGTAGGGGGAGTAGAGGAAGAAGAAGCAAAGGAAGAGTCTGTTGACATCCCTCCTGAACAACCTGAAGAAAATTAG